The genomic interval cattcttttaatccaaaataaaaaaattattcaaggaaataaatttaaggaacaataaatgaataaataaaaacacagtCAATGCTACTAAAAAAAagttgctacaacaattaaatttaaaccctaatgtattagttaaaattttaaaatattaattaagaaacaaatttaaggaacaataaatagaaaaacatAGTCAACACGTACGACTCAATGTCTCTGGTGTGACAACAATAATTAAGTGAGGCTATGACGGCAACCGCTGGACGTGGATTGTGGCGACGGATTAAGATGACAAGTTAGCAGCTGAGTTTCCATCACCGCTGCGAACTAGATTAGTCAGACAATTGCTAGTGGTGGAGTTAATGGTGTGTGAGTGATGGCAATGGAAAATAGAAACGATGTTGATGTGTGAGAGCTGCCTGTCGCGAGATACCAGTGAGGATGAGAGAGATGAAATTATTACTACAATTTATAGGGTTAGAAACttacttatttatattttttttattttatatgaaagAACCATCTAGTTTATCCGTTCGGTTTGGAATTGAACAAAACAAACCAATTGACTCTTAAGAAAGTGACCCGTTcgattttttctcttttaaactaaaccaaaccgaactgaaaattttcaatttgatttggtTCGACTTGACAAAAACCAAACTGAATGTCCACCCTTATTGATGTAGAACTTAAGcagttataatttaaaaattatagcacTCGAGCATTTGCTAACCATTTAATGTCGTAGGTTACAAGTCAAGTTGATTTGATCATACACTTTGTTAGAAAAtatgtcttattttttaataaaaatttcttaagatattttcttctttagtaggattcatatttaagaaataaataattttctttttgggacGTAACTTATTCAAGAAAGAATACAACttatataagaaaatgaatacttctcctaaaagaaataatcactATATATAGGAAGGTTGGATTCACttgtttatataatataacaatCAATTCTCTGCAAGCAGACAATTTCTTATGTGAGAGAAACGAATGTCTATTGAGAGATTGAGTGTTATTAGAATTTTGGGTGTaaggaaaaatattagagtaattgtaataatttttcacatagtAGATTTTTCTCTTGTCATTATTGGCAGCCATGGTTATTCTccagtaaaaaaattttccacGTAAATTCTTATGTTGTGTAATTGGTTTATTCTCCATCTATTTTCTGTTTATAATTTGTCTAATATTTTTGCTTGCAAGATCTTAGGTGAGATTCAAAATCCCTAACACGAGACCTAAATTTCTCTAAGTGGTATcagagataaaaattattcttcaaaataattatgtctgcaaacaaatttttaaatcttgtGAGGATTGaggttgaaaagtttgataaaagaatcaattttgaattgtGACAAGTTTAAGTCAAGAATATATTGATTCAATCTTATTACACAAAGAAAGCAAGGGCAATGAACCTTGTTCCCATGGCAAAAACTCTACAGGTGTTTAGACAATCAAGACACCTTAAAGAAGATTTTCGAATACAACAACTTCGACAAATAGCTCTAAGTCAGCAGATGGAGATACTGATAATGTGTCTCTTTTCTCCATGAgagattgattttgttttggcttATCATAGAAGAGGATGTGTTACTGTTAGTAGGTCTATAAGATTTACACAACGCATGGATTGACATTTATGCAAGGTATATAGGTAGGTATTTTCAACAAGATAATCAACAAGTGCCAAATATGTGTACTTTGGATAAGGTGGAAGACGATAATTCTCTATATAAAGAATTATGGCTGCCACATAGAAGACATGATATTACTTGTAGTGGAGTAATTCTCATAAGCTTTATGTGAGTGTTGTTTTGCTAGAGTAAAGAAGTTGGAGACGACATGGTTGTGTGAATACACAATGGATCAAGTTTTGTCAGCTAATTGAAAAGCTCATTAAGGTGGAGATTGTTAGTAAAtatgtcttatttttcaataaggatttcctataatattttttctttagtaaGATTCTTATCTAAGAAATAAGTAATTTCTCCTTCGAgacttaaatttattcaaggAGGAATGTAACttatataagaaaatgaatactTATCCTACAAGAAATCATCACTATATATAGAGAGATTGGATTCACTTGTTTGTATAATAGAACGATCAATTTTGTATAAAGTAGACAGTTTCTAATGTGAAAGAAATGGTATGTCTATTGAGAGATTAGGTATTATTGAAATGTTGGGTGTgaggaaaattattacataaaaaacttaaaatatttttaatctttttgtcaaaattactatttaaaaattatattgatctcatattataaatttttattttataataacaacATTTTTCCTCAACAACTGTGTCTAGCAAATGAGGACATAGTTATTGCTAAAACTTTAGTTTAAGGGTGGACTTGTACCCTCAAAAATCTTTTAGGGCACAAGTTCAATCTTACTACGTGAATTCACATATTTTTCCTctcataaataaaagtataatatatatttttccaaatatttgtAAGAGTATTTCAAACTAATTTCCACTACAAATATATGTATTCAAATTCTCAATAGAttttcataattgaattgtatgtttttttttttcatcactGCGCTACACTAACATAAAAGTAGGCcacttcaaaattttagtcAACCAATTTgtcgtttatttatttatttattattagcaAGCTTGACAGAAAGCATCGACCAAACCTGAGGTGAGCTTAcagcatgcatgcatgcattcaAACGACGTTGTTTTCAGTTAATTTTCAGTTTATACGTTTATCGCTGCCCCTTCTTATCGATATTGTGGGTTTTTCATTGATTTGCTTCTTCCAccacctttttcttttccttataTATTGTCTTTGTACCAAAAAAACACGTGTTGCTGGATTTAAAATCAATAGCGGAAAGCACTTTTGGGGTATAATATAGCTCCTACAAAGGCAAGAACTTTCTTTTCAATTGCGCAATCAgaaagcaagccagcgcggtCTTGATAACAATGTAGTAGTTAATCAGACAAGCAATGACTGACTTTTTAAGCCTTTTAGGTATGGCTATCAGCcatataatgataatttagccaaagaagaaaaatatacaaGGGTTAGCTTAGCTTTCTTATCTTCTACAATTAGTGTATGGGATacataaaatttgacaaagaCACCGACGTCCACATTCTGTTGGTTTCTAGTAAATAATGAAAAGCCAATCACCATCAATCAATTAGAAAATCTCCACGCCGTGttgaataaaataagcttTGAAACTATTCTTGGTTTCATAAGGATTATAATAACTTAATGTTTCTCGGTAATCTACACTTCATGTCCCTATTAGCTTTTGTCCTGTCATCATGTGAAGCAGCTACCAGACCTCTATGAATCATTTCTAATGACCTGTTTGGCCCTCAACAGAGTTGATGCCTTAGGGCCTGAAAATGAcccttcttttaaaaatattaagaacaataataatacatcAGTTGCTGCCATTGCCTATCATCTCTGCAGAAAATATTAACACTTGTTGAACTAGGgaaaataatgaattcttTATATTATCGTGAAGACTACTCAAGAGAGTCAGCAGTATTATACTGATTATGCTGCCATTGCCAATCTATTCAACTATTTTGCTTTTAACAAGGATACATCAGGGGAGGAAAAATATTACGAGGGATGAATACAATACCTCATCTATGAATTTGAACAAGTCCTGGTACTATCCGACGCATAAGGCTTTTGAGGCTCTGGGAGGTTTTTGACATACATGTCGTGCACCATTTTTATGTAATCATCAAGCTTGTCAGCTGTCCAGTCACTGGTACTTATCGGAGGAAGGTACTTTACAGTTATAGGTACTGGCCGAATATGTAAGCTGCCCTTCCTCCATGCTCGATGGGTACCGGATAGGACAATTGGAACTATTGGGAGGCGGGATTGCAACGCCATATGAACAAAACCCTGAATTTGGAAACCACAAGAAGAAAATGCAATGAAAATGCTTCTTGTATCACGCATTAACAAGTggattgaaaaagaaagatctAGCATACAACAATATACTGAGGCAAGTGTACAGAGAAGTAGCTTGGTAAAGACTGACAGATCATACAAAATAATCATCTAATGTAGTTTAGTGAGTtgtggaaaattaaaattttcccaGTGTACATTTAAAGTCAAGCCATGCTCCTAAAGTGGATGATCCTAGAAACATTGGCAATATGCTAAAGAAAGCACTTAATACAAAACCAGCCAAAGATGCCCTGAAATCGAGGCCTATTAATTAAATAGCTAATGTTTTAATCATCATTTGCTGTAACAACTTATTATGCATTTCCAGGCATGTGCAAAGTAGGAAAATACCTTTTTGAAGGGAAGCAGTCTTCCATTTTGGGACCTGGTGCCCTCAGGAAATATGATCAAAGACAGATTGTCTTTCACAATAGCATGAGCCGCCTGAACATTCGCATAATCAATAGTTAAGAATacagggggaaaaaaatgccCAGATTGATACCGCAGGGCAGAGAAAATGATACCTCTTTCAAAGACTGGATGGCTGCACTCGGGTTGGAGCGATCTATGCGGATATGTTTGGCCAAAACATAAAGTTGCCCAAATAGAGGATACCATATGAtctgtgaaaaataaaattctcattCATTACTCAAAACTCGAGATTCACAATCAATTTTACCTTGTGTACTTAAAGAACTAACATCAGCCATCAACATTAATATGATTACAATTTGCAAGGCAACAACTCACCGTGTTGATTTCAAGAACATAAACCCACAAATGCATCAATGAAGTCAATCAGTCCAGAGGCGTTCAGAAATCACACAAACTGAAAGCCAAAATTAGATTCAAGGTTAATTCTTAAAGGATTAACTCATACCTCTTTCTTTGCAATGCCAACAGTGCCCGTTGGAGTCAACCACATTAGGAGAAAGATGTCGATAGGAGACGCATGATTGCTTATATATATCGCCCTTTTATCAGCGAATTCAGTACCCTCAATTTTTACTGGATTCCCTAATATCCACATCTGCAATCAATATGTAGAGAAAGAAGCTGCCTCAACATCAAACtagataaaaaggaaaaactgaacagttaaaaaataattatggtGACTGCTGCATTAGTCTATAAGTCTTTAAACCTACTCAACAATAGTCAAAGggaaaaaatatcaataaattaacataatccTCAAATTAAAACTCAGCTTACCAATAATCTCCCAGTAACATGGCCATAAATATTGCCCTGCCGAATCCTCTGATAGGGCCACGGTAGGAGCAAAAGCATGACGATTGCCCAGACGAATGTTGTAACCATCATTGTAACGAAACATGTAACAATTCTCACATAAGATATCAACACAGAGATAAatccatcatcatcaacatattGATCAGTTTCGGCTTTTGGCCTAAATCCCGCTTCTTGTTTCACTGAAACTCTCGGTGGCTCTTTCACGTTTGGTTGTTCACAACTGGTATCAAGAAAGCTCTCAAATCTTCTGTTCCTCATAAAAGAAGCACCTCCGGTGTTATCCATTCAGTCAACAACAGCCGAAGTCtacacaagttttttttttttgggtaaaacaAGATCGTTCCTTCCCCTGACAAAAGCAATAACAGAGCAAATGAAGTCAATATTAATGACTTGAACCAATCAACAAAAGCGACAACATAATGTTTGGTTGCTAACAAGTAACacactgaaaattaaaaaaaaaaaaaagtaataatttttttgaaaatttttgacCAACCCATCAATCTTTTCAGTGACATAGACAATTCTTTCAAGAAAAGTTATCACCTTGAGTTCAAGAATTTTCCTGGGAAAATCTCTGAGAAAGTTCAGGAAGCAGATAAAAGTGTAGAGACTGGAAGAGTCGGAAGCAAAGACAGGAAGAGAAGACAAGTCaacacaaaattataaaaataaatggaacaATGCGAGAACAACTTGTGGCGCTAAGCAATTTGTTCGTAATACAGATAGCTGGattgttggaaaaaaaaaaaaaaatgtcgtGTGTCTTTTTAGAAAGACGTATGATGTTGGTTTTTGAAATGCCGTTTcgccttttgttttttcaatttttttaattttattaatttttatttttcgtgACAACTGACAAGTGTTTTTAGTTAGATTGTGGAGGcctgtaaaaaataaaataaaaaaacacagaatctcttttttaatattgaaatttaaaaaaaaattgtcagaAGATTTGTGGCATTTAATAATCAACGATATTCCATTTGCGGattttgtgatttgtttttatttgtttgtggaTTAGATtaccatattttttaaatttaaaaaaaaaatcaattggcAACATAGGCGGATCCTAGTTTTGGAGAAACAactaaaacatttttatttgtaataataaaagaaacgaGTGAATATTGCTAAGCACGTTGGCGGTAtaatttgcttttttttaataaaaattatttggtggcattatttttaatttcaaggaattttatttttcaaatttagcaTGAGCAAGGCCAGCAGTGACGTACCTACCggctttaataattttaatgataatgcAAATCTTTAAGACCAATCCTTGTCAGAACAttctagagagagaaataattatgtgtttttttttttaaatgttatgtATATAATCAAAGTCAAATATAATAGAGAATGAAATGTATAATTAACTCAacatattcaaatttaatataattaaagtttattaaattaaataatcaattgaAGAATTATTAGCAAATAATGCATATTTTGaaataggaaaataatagtaatttaaaaaaaagggttattgatttcattataattattttttcggCCGGAAGATAAATATTGTAAACGGTAAGGGTgtcactttaaaaaaaaaataaagaaggaataggaaaattaattttgtagcacgaaaaagcaacaaaaaagTAAACACTATTACACAAAGATGTGAACtaattttgacaattaaacACATGCCACAAAAACTAAAAGTAAAAAACTAACGTGATAAACGACGCTGGCCCGCCACTAAAAGTTGACGGCATCTATGAGTGTTTTCCTTTTGGTGAAATAATAAGTTTAGGCTATGGCTACGGTGGGGTTCACTTACTATGGAATACGAAACTCAATCATACacgtaaaataataaataatataaaatttattataatttattttttattatttatcattttacatgTGTAATTGAGATTCGTGCTCTATTATAGATGAACTCCAACATGGTCGAACCCATATGTTTATCATGAGAGtaatataaagaaatatttcttatcaataaataaataaggaaatattttaaatgaggctcactaatttaatttggaactacaataagtccaaattataagacaaataatgatattcacACATAACTAGCACACGAAATTAACACAAAGGCATGTTTTATTGTGTTTGATGTTGTCAGGTACCACGCAATTACTCACTAGCACCAAACCAATACACCTAAAAGTCAATTTCTcaattattacataattaagtGGGAGTAGGTATTTGTTAAGatgcaaaaaatttaatttgagagCTGGATTAGATATTTCTCGAGAtgcaacaaatttaatttgtacttatttttttaataattttctgtcatatgaaaatttaattgatgagTTGAAGAAAGTCAATAGATAATAATCAACATTAATAACAACATAATGTTTAGTTGCTAACAAGcaccaaaattcaaaataaaaaaaccaacctcaagtaattttttttttttacccacCAATAtttttagtgaaaaaaattttaatttttttgtgttaaatacTTATTGGGAGAGTTTTGCCGTCCTAGTAGTCCTGCCTAGTTTAAATCTAAATTAGTTGGAGATCAATATAATATTCGAAtaccaaataatttaataaataaataaataactttaattctttattacCTTGAGTCATAAAGAGATGTGCTGTGATGGAAAGGCAATCTCTTTGGAGTCTCAAAGCGGATAAGTGTGCTGAGAATGAAAAGCGAAGGCAAGAAGGGGAGACAAAACAAGAGAAAACAACATGAATACAAGACAAACGAGAGAAGAATTTGCGTCGCCAAGGCAAATTGCCTACAGAATTGTTGAAAGAATTGTCACGTGGCTTTTAGTTTTAGGCATGGCATTGGTTTCGtagttttgtattttatttattttattattttattgggGTGACAAGTGTTTTAGTTGTAATTGTCAATTGTGGTGTGGGGTGGGGCCAGGacccaaaaaggaaaaaaaagaaaattctcctttttaattaacatcgaaattgaaaaattcGCTCATAGACTCATACAGAGAGGATTTGGTAGGTAAACACATTATACACCTCAAGGGCATTCCATAGATGGATTTAGGGATTTGTTTTTCAGAAGTGCTTTCGAAGAAGCAACTTTTGTCATTTGTCTATTCgcaagttatttataaaagtatttgaaaaaaaaaatagttggataatgcaatttttataatataaaaaatcaatagaaaacaataacttttaagaaataactaaaaaaaattgtgatgataaaagataaacaaatgactaatttattttcaaataaattgtGTACACTTATTgacaacaaacaaaacaagcaCTCAATTTCATTCATTGTTACATACTTGCAGTAAcatattgatgatgatggagGAGGGGAAGTTTATGTAACATAGGTATTGACTCATCCAACATAATTCTTATCACCGAAATCCACGGTTTTCTTGTTACCTACAACCAAGGGCAGAGCTCAGAGGAAAACTCTCCGATGGtcaaatttaaacttataattcttaagttcttaaaaataataagttacTACCCAACTAAATCATCCaaaataagatataaaaaaaaattacttaggctattatttaataatgtcaataatttatgaaaaaagaaaagaaaagaaattgcatttataatttatgattgaaaataattaaaaagtaaaaaagacaCCCCCGCCCATACAAAAtcatccaaaaataataaaagtctGTATTGACTTTTCAcactaatttttcatattttgtttagcagccccaattttttttttttcaaaactctACAGGCGTCGCTGCACCCTTCAGTCCTACATACTCTCGGCCTCTGCGTATGATGATGTTTAGAATATGCTTGCTGTTATCTTGACCGACATGACCGATATGCATCACTATAAACACGTATACTTTTAGATTGTTAggtttacttattttttatcagaGGAGGTGAGAGTAAAGTTAATTACTACTCCTTTgcgatattaaaatattatattataacaagCATTAAAATATACTTTCAATTAGGTTATAAAATGTCACTTATCCTTTAGTGCATaggggaaaaataattgctttttatcaataaattgtTTCTAGCATAGGTATTGGTTCATTTAACATAATTCTTATCACCAGAAATCTACAACtttcttgttattattaccataatagtatttaaaatatgtttacCGTTCCTTGACCAATGTGACTAATATGCATCACTGCAAACATGTACGTTTTTGTATCATTGGGTTTCATTAATTTCtaagaaagaaatgaaattctaaCTATGCAACTTCATGAATTgggtaataaaaaaaatctactaaaATTACTATACAATTTAAATTGTTGCTTTAAGAAATAcgaataacaaaaaatttaacaaagtataaatttaaaaggagtaagggagaagaaaataaacatgtggatttttatgtggttcggcaaACCCATCTACGTCCACGTCTTCAAGCAAATTATGCTTGAGAATTTTACTATCCAAACTTTCTAAAACTTCAAGTTCTTACAATTAACTTCTAAGatatcaataaatatttttacaaatagTGTTTTACTCACACACACATTTCCTCAAGTGTATGTAgattaggaaaataaaaggtCAAGATTAGTTGTATGAACAAGTTTTAACTTAAATGAGATTGACAAGTTGTTAGATTTGgatttttatagtttaaaGAATCAAACTAGTCACTATTAACTTTCCGAAAATTTGTTGGATCGTTGTTAAAATAAGGCGGTTAGCTGCTATACTGTTGTAACAAGTTACgttataaaaatcaaatttgaaattttgtctAAGCAATTTGCTGCTAGATTTAGCTGGCTAGCAGCTACCTTTTTGTACATCGGGCAGTTAGCTGTTACTGttctaaaatttatagttttaccttaaaacttttagaaattatattatggaTAAAAGtgtcttaaaattttacaaataggtccacctccaaaatttaaaacaacattttattgatatcaaaattttcaaaatctttcatattagtccattattttgaaaaaaaaaccaatttcataaaattatttgtcttGTAACTATAAAGcctttagtttatgaaaaatggtgatttattaaacaaaattatgagcttttaaaatgttaaatcatgcatacattaaatcataccggctttacaagaattatAGCAGTGGAGATCACTTTGAGCTAGTCCTCTTAACATTCGTCTTCATCGTGCCGTTGTCCATTGCTTGTTTTGAGCTTGATATCATTTGAATGAATTTTGTCCTTTAAGAACTAGTGAGGCTGTGAAATAAACATTTAGTATTTTACCCttatgtggtttgttatcatcaaaattatggTTTGTTCAACCCTTTACgctaataagaaaaaagaagagcaTCACTGAAAATAAGTAGAggataattgattttaaatattttatttttcaggaatattatttctattttttgaacttaattaattttagattgatGTAAAATATAACtagtaaattattaattttatcaaacgactataaatttgattaatgacATAAATATCTTTGAGCAGCTCATGAGTAGGCATGCCAAGCCCAAGCCCGAGCTCGATAAAAGCCCGATTGTTTTACTTCGGGTAGGGTCAAGCCCAACCCTAATTGGGTTAGGGAAAGCCCGAGCCCgaccaaatattttattaatttttaatatttaaatagtttaaattTACCTCCcctaatatattaaaatataaaaactttaaaattatttaaagtaaaaataatcataagaATTACTTTAATCAATGTCTCAAcgataaaattatataaataattaaacttaaataaaaaatcatgtcttattcaaataaaaacacacatttttttttattattgagtGGTCATGTTGGGTCGGCTAAAGCCCAAATCTTGATCCGAACTTGATCGGGATTTGATTTTTAAGCTCGAGCGCGAATTTTAACCCTTAAATTCGAGTCAAACTCAAAAATTTCAGGTCGGATCAATCATGTCAAAATTCAGATCGAGtttttttgccatccctaattatGGGAATGAGCACTGTAAAAATACAGatcattcaaaaaaatatatgataagAGAGTCGAGCTCTTTAAGAGTAATTTTCTAActactttaaattttattttgtacattaTACAAATTTGACTTTTAAGTTAAAACAAGTAGTGCTGGTAATAAGGGTTTCTTGAAAagttttaactattttttatgataaaagaaaataagcaaaagATTGATGACATTAAtgtaaaaagagaaattatcattaaacCTCTCGTTCAATGAACGTATTCTAATATTACCCACTCAACGTgtgaagttttttttattgaaggaCTGATATGTGATAGCTGCTTAAGCGGGCAAATAGGAGAGTTTGTCTCCTTACCACCACCTCAATTGTTTTCTATTCTAAGGCCTGCGTTTCAGCTTGATTTGTTTAATCTCTTCATCATCGAAGGCATTGCTGCCCTTGCTGTTTTATATTACAAGGTACTGCCTTTCTCATGAcctttaaaattcaaatttttgtaaacttgATATTCTCATTGTTCTTATAATTTGTTTGTATAGTTTTGGACTGCTTGGTTACTGGGAAAATggataaatttgaaagaaaatgaaattctgggtctttttattttgtgggtGCCCTTGTTTTGGTTTACGGGAATTGGAAAAAGTCAACCATTTTGAGTGAAATGGTAATGTCAGGTTCAGTGgggagattttttattttatgttatttaagtAGATaaagaatgaatgaatgacTGAAATTGGATACTCTATTGTTGTTTTGTTGGTATGTATTTATAGACCGATGCATATGATGTCATGTCTTTTGGATGTTGCTTTATAACAGTAACATTTTTCTGAATGCGTTTTCATCTGACGCAGGTCTTGGTTTTGGCACATAGAAAGGAATTGGTTTAGATGCTTCTTTTTAGGAAGTGAAGGAAACAAAAGGGTGAAGTCATTTTAGGTGCTTTGTTCTTGGTTTGTGTTATAATGGTTGTTTTGGTAGATATAAGCTCCTTttagattgaattttttttttaaagcactcagggtaaattaaaatgagtgTGGTGGGATTTGATATTGGAAACGAGAACTGTGTTATTGCCACAGTGAAGCATCGGGGTGTTGATGTGTTGTTGAATGAG from Citrus sinensis cultivar Valencia sweet orange chromosome 9, DVS_A1.0, whole genome shotgun sequence carries:
- the LOC102618702 gene encoding 1-acyl-sn-glycerol-3-phosphate acyltransferase, with protein sequence MDNTGGASFMRNRRFESFLDTSCEQPNVKEPPRVSVKQEAGFRPKAETDQYVDDDGFISVLISYVRIVTCFVTMMVTTFVWAIVMLLLLPWPYQRIRQGNIYGHVTGRLLMWILGNPVKIEGTEFADKRAIYISNHASPIDIFLLMWLTPTGTVGIAKKEIIWYPLFGQLYVLAKHIRIDRSNPSAAIQSLKEAAHAIVKDNLSLIIFPEGTRSQNGRLLPFKKGFVHMALQSRLPIVPIVLSGTHRAWRKGSLHIRPVPITVKYLPPISTSDWTADKLDDYIKMVHDMYVKNLPEPQKPYASDSTRTCSNS